The Actinomycetota bacterium genome has a segment encoding these proteins:
- a CDS encoding alkaline phosphatase family protein: MASIDVRLTETTGGGPGVGYQVEATMSVKARLVIPGLADGGDLDPDLDDIVGRPRRGPRGPRGPRTNVVFRVGGAGTAAATSGRDGRVRLLIDTRDAERQLLAGVEQLPGATGEIVEYRTVVQVRQPSGAKLAHADRRATSPNLSFALRIPRRRVVVLDMDGLRWDVLYRHLKRVRDAGAALDRTYRFEPRPDATRDTVIGEGKDLRSGLGELCFGDHGRMVDVRLGRAPYPSFTFPSHATMFTGVWPRRHGIAGNQYYVRDGSGGLNARLWEKPPRAPSLHGFCTSSSSTAGIVADYLAGGFDVADEDDCPDRNRGLVSDLLTPTVYDLVHRAGRRSCSIHGFFHGALQPWTSTGRDQWWHLTNPELGTIKDACSDEDADQYEPFDSASFVKAHLLLRFRPSTVRARDLTDSGRLVPMRAVRADRYANTLGGTIATSLFRGAAARQGPPDLISIYVASIDKASHVAGSANQDTYLAWHDNRLAAFLDDFRQLHAFELNNAVFVLVADHGHQDILPSDGISEEVLRSLAALAAAPGEPDEDTLDDLVDLLEGHIETVGQAMNQYVYLGPPGDLPAPLGVLPDPETVARHLLESPLSVTPYAALVRVGPDQPYRLLARGDDATVALDSTRARDVVTGELELPALDEAEIRETSARPVGADAERALRRRLSTDGYDVLHIERLLEGFAPGDCGPADRMPDVILLAGAHEAFSNQAATHGSVGYPLLRIPILLCGPALRANEEIAEADMVDVAPTILSLLGIEPEVDFDGQALVDFFGRPRPRERGPVVSRPPVATKTPVAAGGSRPPTTTPRIRTTLHIATVEDVPNERLPDDVPTWIGMRVVAGADRREVRMGATRLHRIAHAEFKVVGGTRDGARAISRESEHGVTQAVSRIALAFDGGEADGDSGLIEPVRLRTATDVVTTEVPRMLALLELELRLPHVPAWLFDAIRDAAQTDTLLVGDRADDSDLDIRADDFLRLLGATSARVRLAAYTRAGELVQQVVAPAADGHGAADPSGAAAVARAWDLVRSVAANDRATPEMMAASMGALRACGDYLPPDAGADIEAAIEEIDGLPPVWVDGPDEATRARAACAIAERLLTTTQVADLVGLTWS; the protein is encoded by the coding sequence GTGGCGTCCATCGACGTACGACTGACCGAGACGACCGGAGGGGGACCCGGCGTCGGCTACCAGGTCGAGGCGACGATGTCGGTCAAGGCCCGGCTCGTCATCCCCGGGCTCGCCGACGGCGGCGATCTCGATCCGGATCTCGATGACATCGTGGGCCGGCCGCGCCGCGGACCCCGCGGTCCGCGCGGGCCCCGGACCAACGTCGTGTTCCGGGTCGGCGGCGCAGGCACGGCTGCCGCGACCTCGGGCCGGGACGGCCGCGTCCGCCTGCTGATCGATACTCGCGACGCCGAGCGGCAGCTGCTCGCGGGTGTGGAGCAGCTCCCCGGCGCAACCGGTGAGATCGTCGAGTACCGCACCGTCGTCCAAGTCCGCCAGCCGTCGGGCGCGAAGTTGGCCCATGCGGACCGTCGGGCCACCTCGCCGAACTTGTCCTTCGCGCTGCGCATCCCCCGGCGACGGGTGGTCGTGCTCGACATGGACGGCCTGCGCTGGGACGTGCTCTACCGGCACCTCAAGCGGGTCCGTGACGCGGGGGCCGCCCTCGATCGCACCTACCGCTTCGAGCCGCGGCCCGACGCCACCCGCGACACCGTCATTGGCGAGGGCAAGGACCTGCGCAGCGGCCTCGGGGAGCTCTGCTTCGGCGACCACGGACGGATGGTCGACGTCCGCCTCGGCCGGGCGCCCTATCCGAGCTTCACGTTTCCGTCCCACGCCACCATGTTCACGGGCGTGTGGCCCCGCCGCCATGGAATCGCCGGCAACCAGTACTACGTGCGGGATGGGTCGGGTGGCCTCAACGCGCGGCTGTGGGAGAAGCCGCCCCGCGCGCCGTCGCTCCATGGGTTCTGCACGTCGTCGTCCAGCACGGCCGGGATCGTGGCTGACTACCTGGCCGGCGGTTTCGACGTCGCGGACGAAGACGACTGCCCCGACCGCAACCGGGGGCTGGTCTCCGACCTCTTGACTCCCACCGTGTACGACCTCGTGCACCGCGCGGGCCGGCGGTCGTGCTCCATCCACGGCTTCTTCCACGGCGCTCTTCAGCCGTGGACCTCAACCGGCCGGGACCAGTGGTGGCACCTCACCAACCCGGAGCTGGGGACGATCAAGGACGCGTGTAGCGACGAGGACGCCGACCAGTATGAGCCGTTCGACTCGGCGTCCTTCGTCAAGGCGCACCTTCTTTTGCGGTTCCGGCCGAGCACCGTCCGAGCGCGGGACCTAACAGATTCGGGCAGGCTCGTGCCGATGCGTGCCGTCCGCGCCGACCGCTACGCCAACACGCTCGGTGGCACCATCGCCACGAGCCTCTTCCGCGGTGCCGCTGCGCGGCAGGGTCCCCCTGACCTCATCAGCATCTACGTCGCATCGATCGACAAGGCCAGCCATGTCGCCGGATCAGCGAACCAGGACACCTACCTCGCCTGGCACGACAACCGGCTTGCGGCCTTTCTGGACGACTTCCGGCAGCTGCACGCCTTTGAGCTGAACAATGCGGTGTTCGTCCTCGTGGCCGATCACGGTCATCAGGACATACTCCCATCGGACGGCATCTCCGAGGAGGTTCTCCGGTCGCTGGCCGCGCTGGCCGCGGCGCCGGGCGAGCCCGACGAGGACACGCTCGACGATCTGGTAGATCTGCTTGAGGGCCACATCGAGACGGTCGGACAGGCGATGAACCAGTACGTCTATCTCGGTCCTCCTGGCGACCTGCCCGCCCCCCTCGGCGTTCTGCCTGACCCGGAGACCGTCGCCCGCCACCTGCTGGAGAGCCCCCTCAGCGTGACGCCGTACGCAGCCCTCGTCCGAGTCGGGCCGGACCAGCCGTATCGGCTGCTCGCCCGGGGGGACGACGCCACGGTCGCGCTCGACAGCACCCGGGCACGAGACGTGGTCACGGGTGAGCTCGAGCTGCCGGCCCTCGACGAGGCGGAGATCCGCGAGACGAGCGCTCGCCCAGTGGGGGCCGACGCCGAGCGCGCCCTTCGCCGGCGGCTATCGACTGACGGCTACGACGTCTTGCACATCGAGCGGCTGCTCGAGGGGTTCGCGCCCGGCGATTGTGGCCCCGCGGACCGGATGCCCGACGTGATTCTGCTCGCCGGTGCGCACGAGGCCTTCAGCAACCAGGCCGCCACCCACGGCTCCGTCGGGTACCCGTTGCTGCGAATCCCGATCCTGCTCTGCGGGCCCGCCCTGCGCGCGAACGAGGAAATCGCCGAGGCGGACATGGTCGACGTCGCCCCGACGATCCTGTCCCTGCTCGGCATCGAGCCCGAGGTGGACTTCGACGGGCAGGCTCTCGTGGACTTCTTCGGGCGCCCGAGGCCTCGGGAACGAGGACCGGTCGTTAGTCGCCCGCCGGTCGCAACCAAGACGCCGGTCGCCGCCGGGGGGTCGCGACCCCCCACCACGACGCCGCGCATCCGGACCACGCTCCACATTGCGACGGTTGAGGACGTACCGAACGAGCGCCTCCCCGATGACGTGCCGACGTGGATCGGGATGCGAGTCGTCGCAGGCGCGGACCGACGTGAGGTCCGCATGGGCGCCACGCGCCTGCACCGGATCGCCCACGCCGAGTTCAAGGTCGTCGGCGGTACTCGCGACGGGGCGCGCGCCATCTCCCGTGAGTCCGAACACGGCGTCACGCAGGCCGTCAGCCGCATCGCTCTAGCGTTCGACGGCGGCGAGGCCGACGGGGACAGCGGACTGATTGAGCCGGTGCGACTGCGGACCGCGACCGACGTCGTGACCACCGAAGTGCCTCGCATGCTCGCCCTCTTGGAGCTCGAACTACGCCTCCCGCACGTGCCGGCCTGGCTGTTCGACGCGATCCGCGACGCGGCGCAGACCGACACCCTCCTGGTCGGCGATCGCGCGGACGACAGCGACCTCGACATTCGCGCCGATGATTTCCTCCGCCTCCTGGGTGCGACATCGGCCCGCGTGCGACTGGCCGCATACACACGTGCCGGTGAGCTCGTCCAGCAAGTCGTGGCACCAGCAGCAGACGGGCACGGGGCGGCCGACCCATCGGGGGCCGCCGCGGTGGCACGTGCCTGGGACCTGGTGCGGAGCGTGGCCGCGAACGACCGGGCCACACCAGAGATGATGGCGGCATCCATGGGGGCGCTACGGGCGTGCGGCGACTACCTGCCGCCGGACGCCGGCGCCGACATCGAAGCGGCAATCGAGGAGATCGACGGGCTCCCGCCGGTCTGGGTGGACGGTCCGGACGAGGCCACGCGGGCACGGGCTGCCTGCGCCATCGCCGAGCGGCTGCTAACGACGACCCAGGTCGCCGACCTGGTCGGGCTAACCTGGAGCTAG